The following proteins are co-located in the Mesorhizobium sp. M1E.F.Ca.ET.045.02.1.1 genome:
- the coxB gene encoding cytochrome c oxidase subunit II, translating to MAGARFLAGAAAAGALLSGTSAHADQPKPWETSFQAPATDMMRQIEWFGNYTFVFIVVITLLVLFLLAYCILRFRASANPVPSRTSHNTLIEVIWTVGPVVVLLLIAIPSFQLLTAQYTPPEEANLTVKATGNQWNWDYEYQVDKSFSFNSAVLQDADRAKAGKEDRNLYPRLLAVDNELVVPVNTTTRVLITATDVIHSFAVPSFGIKMDAVPGRTNETWFKAEKEGLYYGQCSQLCGKDHAFMPIAVRVVSDAQFKTWLETAKTDVPAANKALMAEIDGTNKVAAAGN from the coding sequence ATGGCAGGCGCCAGGTTTCTGGCAGGTGCTGCGGCCGCGGGCGCGCTCCTCTCCGGCACATCCGCCCACGCGGATCAGCCCAAGCCATGGGAGACCAGCTTCCAGGCGCCCGCGACCGATATGATGCGGCAGATCGAATGGTTCGGGAACTACACCTTCGTCTTCATCGTGGTGATCACCCTTCTGGTGCTGTTTCTGCTGGCCTATTGCATCCTGCGGTTCCGCGCGAGCGCCAACCCTGTGCCTTCGAGGACCAGCCACAACACGCTGATCGAGGTGATCTGGACTGTCGGGCCGGTCGTCGTGCTGTTGCTCATCGCCATTCCCTCGTTCCAGTTGCTCACCGCGCAGTACACGCCGCCGGAAGAAGCCAATCTCACCGTCAAGGCGACCGGCAACCAGTGGAACTGGGATTACGAATACCAGGTCGACAAGAGCTTCTCCTTCAACTCGGCGGTTCTTCAGGATGCTGACCGCGCCAAGGCCGGCAAGGAAGACCGCAACCTCTACCCGCGCCTGCTCGCCGTCGACAACGAACTGGTGGTGCCGGTCAACACCACGACCCGCGTGCTGATCACGGCCACCGACGTCATTCACTCCTTCGCGGTGCCGTCCTTCGGCATCAAGATGGACGCCGTGCCCGGCCGCACCAACGAGACCTGGTTCAAGGCGGAGAAGGAAGGCCTCTATTACGGCCAGTGCTCGCAGCTCTGCGGCAAGGATCACGCCTTCATGCCGATCGCGGTTCGCGTCGTGTCCGACGCGCAGTTCAAGACCTGGCTGGAGACGGCCAAGACCGACGTGCCGGCTGCCAACAAGGCGCTGATGGCCGAGATCGATGGTACCAACAAGGTAGCGGCCGCCGGCAACTGA
- a CDS encoding invasion associated locus B family protein has protein sequence MTSWLSRPLTKVVFLAALLGASLTGAANAAAPQTAAPPSGTVKSTHGAWSIICDTPAGATSEQCVMMQNVVAEDRPEMGLSVVVLRTADNKAEILRVLAPLGVLLPNGLGLNVDGKDIGRAYFVRCFQDGCYAEVILEKPLLDTLKTGTSATFIVFQTPEEGIGIPVDLKGFAEGFAALP, from the coding sequence ATGACTTCCTGGCTTTCGAGACCCCTGACGAAGGTCGTCTTCCTTGCCGCCTTGCTTGGCGCCAGCCTGACCGGCGCGGCCAACGCCGCGGCACCTCAGACCGCCGCGCCGCCGAGCGGCACGGTCAAGTCGACGCATGGCGCGTGGTCAATCATTTGCGACACGCCGGCCGGCGCGACTTCCGAGCAATGCGTGATGATGCAGAACGTCGTCGCCGAGGACCGTCCGGAAATGGGGCTTTCGGTGGTCGTGCTGCGCACGGCTGACAACAAGGCCGAGATTCTGCGGGTGCTGGCGCCACTCGGCGTGCTCTTGCCTAACGGGCTTGGCCTCAATGTCGACGGCAAGGATATCGGCCGCGCCTATTTCGTGCGCTGCTTCCAGGACGGCTGCTATGCCGAGGTGATCCTGGAGAAGCCGCTGCTCGACACGCTGAAGACCGGCACGTCGGCCACCTTCATCGTCTTCCAGACGCCCGAGGAAGGCATCGGCATTCCGGTCGATCTCAAGGGGTTCGCCGAAGGCTTCGCCGCCCTGCCCTGA